Sequence from the Amycolatopsis sp. NBC_00345 genome:
AGTGAACGGGCAGTCCGGCGGCACCTACGACTACTACTTCCACCTCGTGCTGCCCCCTCAGGACATCGCGCTCTCCCTCGGCAAGGCCCTGCTGCTGGCGATGATCGTGACGATGGTGCACTGCTACTACGGCTATCACGCCTCCGGCGGCCCGGAAGGCGTCGGCCGGGCGGCCGGACGGGCCCTGCGCACGAGCATCGTGCTGATCATGGTCGCCGACATCCTGGCCACCTTCGCCTTCTGGGGCGTCTTCCCGACGCTTCCCGGCCTCGGGGCGGGCCAATGATGGCGTTGCGCGGAATTCTGGGCCTGATCGCCGCGGCGGCGCTGATCGGGTTCGTGATCGCGTACGGCGCGGGGGCGTTGAACACCGATCCGCGCGTGGTTTCGGACCTGCCGCCGCAGAGCGCCGGGATCGCCGAACGGTCCACTGTGGAATACCGCGGCGTGGTAGTCGGCACGGTCGAATCGGCGAGCGGCGACGCGCACCGCACCCGGCTGGTCCTGCGGCTCTCGCCCGGGCAGGCGGGGCGGATCCCGGCCGGGGTGCGCACCCGGGTCCTGCCCCGCACCCTGTTCGGCGACCAGTACGTCGACCTGGTGCCGCCCGAGGTCCCGTCGGGGCACCTGGACCTCGGGGCGCCGATCCCGCCGGACGACTCGGCCGGCACCGTCGCGCTGTACACCGCCTACACGCGGCTTTACGGTGTGCTGCAAGCACTGCAGCCGGCCAGGATCACCGCCGCCCTGGCGACGGTGAGCGAGGCGCTGGACGGCCGGGGAGCGCGGCTCGGCCGCCTGATCGACCAGGCCCACGACCTGACCGACGAGGCCCCCGCCCTGCTGAAGACCTTCGGCGACACGTTGGGCTTCGTATCCGATCTGAGCAGCCGGCTCAGCGACGTGGCGCCGCAGGGCATCCAGGCGCTCAAGGACGCGACGGTGCTCTCGGAACACCTGACCGGGCACCGCGAAGACATCGAAGCACTGCTCAGCGGCGGGCTTGCGCTGAGCGATCAGGCCCGGCAACTGCTGGACGGCAACCAGGACCGGATCATCAAGATGGTCGACAGCGGCG
This genomic interval carries:
- a CDS encoding MCE family protein, with product MMALRGILGLIAAAALIGFVIAYGAGALNTDPRVVSDLPPQSAGIAERSTVEYRGVVVGTVESASGDAHRTRLVLRLSPGQAGRIPAGVRTRVLPRTLFGDQYVDLVPPEVPSGHLDLGAPIPPDDSAGTVALYTAYTRLYGVLQALQPARITAALATVSEALDGRGARLGRLIDQAHDLTDEAPALLKTFGDTLGFVSDLSSRLSDVAPQGIQALKDATVLSEHLTGHREDIEALLSGGLALSDQARQLLDGNQDRIIKMVDSGGKVLGTTAQHASGLGDLHDGLDRLLTALPGPLSQGPWLSTESDVTFEGNRPYTGADCPRYGELTGPNCTVSQKDVPEKEPPPNGASTKDSTAPGGTSGPVGSEQEAAALRAFAARLPDAAPASASRDGLLGLLAGPLLRGAEVLVP